One stretch of Phaeodactylum tricornutum CCAP 1055/1 chromosome 9, whole genome shotgun sequence DNA includes these proteins:
- the RabX1 gene encoding predicted protein (rab-type small GTPase, ortholog of T. pseudonana TPS_105101) translates to PGVAPEEYVPGEPVWILSDLADSRKTPIPYEYYDLPGSCPRPIESEFKKRHRERKNLGSRLQGHDLQPAPFSNIKVLQNQGCTPLCTVTLDAQKLKKLRRLVERQYRVQMTLDQLPLLMRSKEYNYAVRGYPIGFRAPASFKALHDGELYLFNHLKFVITYQQDPQNFQGVRITGFDVNPISIQHSMPSEAGQVVKESISLETCKGGPVPNDPASYLALRPTSGAGSFPIVYSYEVQWVKSDLDWTNRWDVYLVGAPDDDLHYFSIVNSLMIVLFLTGAISTIMIRTLRKDIAIYNEMDSLEEGSEETGWKLVHGDVFRPPQFNPSWLCSLVGTGCQIGLAFVLAMLSAMLKLLNPLQKGQTLTALILLYVLCGSVAGYVSSRLYKFTDGVAWKRNVLLTAMGLPGTFVSVFAVLNIFLTFAGAATAVSFWLILALFLLWTCVSAPLVFLGAYFGLKSAKMESPTKTNQIARVVPPLPWNVKMPFAFLLGGILPFGSVCIELAFIMSALWLHQMYYVFGFLLVVGCILAATCAQVSMVMTYLQLCAEDHRWWWSSFWTTASGGAYLFAYAVWFLSSRLSMAGLLPVVVYLTYMGMISIVFGLFCGSVGFLASLWFTRTIYGAVKVD, encoded by the coding sequence CCTGGCGTTGCGCCGGAAGAATACGTTCCGGGGGAGCCCGTATGGATTCTATCGGATCTTGCCGACTCGCGCAAAACACCAATTCCCTACGAATACTACGATCTTCCCGGCAGTTGCCCTCGTCCTATCGAATCCGAATTCAAAAAACGACACCGCGAACGCAAGAATCTGGGCTCTCGATTACAGGGTCACGACCTTCAGCCTGCGCCTTTCTCAAATATCAAGGTCTTGCAGAATCAAGGCTGTACGCCACTTTGTACCGTCACCCTCGATGCCCAGAAGCTCAAGAAACTTCGTCGCCTCGTCGAGCGCCAGTACCGCGTGCAGATGACGTTGGATCAATTGCCCCTGTTGATGCGTTCCAAGGAGTACAATTACGCAGTGCGCGGATACCCCATCGGATTCCGTGCCCCTGCTTCCTTCAAGGCTCTTCACGATGGTGAACTTTATTTGTTCAACCACTTGAAGTTTGTTATTACCTATCAGCAGGATCCCCAAAATTTTCAGGGTGTTCGTATTACTGGTTTTGATGTTAACCCGATATCAATTCAGCACAGCATGCCTAGTGAAGCGGGACAAGTCGTCAAGGAATCGATTTCTTTGGAGACATGCAAAGGCGGACCCGTGCCCAACGACCCAGCCTCGTACCTTGCTCTCCGCCCTACTTCAGGTGCCGGATCATTTCCGATTGTCTATTCGTATGAAGTGCAATGGGTCAAGTCAGATCTAGATTGGACAAATCGCTGGGATGTCTACCTCGTTGGTGCccccgacgacgacttgcATTACTTTTCTATTGTCAACTCGCTCATGATTGTACTTTTCTTGACTGGTGCCATTTCTACCATCATGATTCGGACCCTCCGCAAGGATATAGCGATTTACAACGAAATGGACTCACTCGAAGAAGGCAGTGAAGAAACGGGCTGGAAGCTTGTCCACGGCGACGTCTTTCGTCCTCCGCAGTTTAACCCTTCTTGGCTATGCAGTTTGGTTGGTACCGGCTGTCAAATCGGTCTTGCTTTTGTACTTGCCATGCTTTCGGCTATGCTCAAGTTGCTGAATCCGTTGCAAAAGGGACAAACGTTGACGGCGTTGATTCTGTTGTACGTATTGTGCGGTTCGGTTGCGGGTTATGTTTCATCGCGTTTGTACAAGTTCACGGATGGGGTTGCCTGGAAGCGCAACGTCTTGCTCACCGCCATGGGACTTCCCGGGACATTCGTTTCGGTTTTTGCCGTGTTGAATATCTTTTTGACGTTTGCCGGTGCCGCCACAGCTGTCTCTTTCTGGTTGATTCTCGCtctctttttgctttggaCGTGCGTCTCCGCACCCTTGGTCTTCCTTGGTGCATACTTTGGCCTCAAGAGCGCCAAGATGGAATCACCTACCAAGACAAACCAGATTGCACGTGTGGTGCCGCCTCTTCCTTGGAATGTTAAGATGCCGTTTGCTTTCCTGCTCGGTGGAATTTTGCCATTCGGTTCCGTTTGTATTGAATTGGCGTTCATCATGAGCGCTCTTTGGCTGCATCAGATGTACTACGTATTTGGCTTCCTGTTGGTGGTTGGCTGTATTCTCGCTGCTACCTGTGCCCAAGTCTCAATGGTCATGACTTACCTGCAGCTCTGCGCCGAAGATCATCGCTGGTGGTGGTCGTCTTTCTGGACTACTGCCAGTGGCGGTGCGTATCTTTTCGCGTACGCCGTTTGGTTCCTTTCCTCCCGCTTGAGCATGGCTGGTCTCCTTCCAGTCGTTGTTTACCTTACCTACATGGGAATGATCAGCATCGTGTTCGGTCTCTTTTGTGGAAGTGTGGGTTTCTTGGCGTCGTTGTGGTTTACTCGCACTATTTATGGTGCGGTTAAGGTGGATTAA